A DNA window from Roseovarius sp. Pro17 contains the following coding sequences:
- a CDS encoding GXGXG domain-containing protein — MQTFDLEAQGLRNLNAALQAQSAETNQTKWEVVNAKGSHAIAVGLDAPIEVNVMGSTGYYCAGMNKQATVHVHGSAGPGVAENMMSGTVIINGDASQYAGATANGGTLIVKGNASSRCGISMKGVDIIVHGNVGHMSAFMAQSGNLVVCGDAGDALGDSIYEARLFVRGSVKSLGADCIEKEMRPEHIEILTDLLERGECDAKPEEFKRYGSARKLYNFDIDNAY; from the coding sequence ATGCAAACTTTTGATTTAGAAGCGCAGGGCCTGCGCAACCTCAACGCTGCGCTTCAAGCGCAGTCGGCAGAAACCAACCAGACCAAGTGGGAGGTCGTGAACGCCAAGGGCAGCCACGCCATCGCCGTCGGTCTGGACGCGCCTATCGAGGTCAATGTCATGGGCTCTACCGGCTATTACTGCGCCGGTATGAACAAGCAGGCGACCGTGCATGTGCACGGCTCCGCCGGGCCCGGTGTCGCTGAAAACATGATGAGCGGCACTGTCATCATCAACGGCGACGCCAGCCAGTATGCTGGCGCCACCGCAAATGGCGGAACGCTGATCGTCAAGGGTAACGCAAGCTCGCGTTGCGGCATCTCGATGAAAGGTGTCGACATTATTGTGCACGGCAATGTCGGTCACATGAGCGCCTTCATGGCGCAGTCGGGCAATCTGGTCGTTTGCGGCGATGCAGGCGACGCGCTGGGTGACAGCATCTACGAGGCGCGCCTGTTCGTGCGTGGCTCGGTCAAGTCGCTGGGTGCGGATTGCATCGAAAAGGAAATGCGCCCCGAGCATATCGAGATCCTCACGGATCTGCTGGAGCGCGGCGAATGCGACGCCAAACCCGAAGAGTTCAAGCGCTACGGGTCGGCCCGCAAGCTGTATAATTTCGACATCGACAACGCATATTGA
- a CDS encoding glutamine amidotransferase family protein: protein MCGIVGLFLKDKSLEPKLGDMLTNMLITMTDRGPDSAGIAIYGTEHRGKVKLTVQSDHPDRDFEGLAKDMKQALGGDVTMRVNDTHAVIEIDAAWAAAGRTVLAEIRPDVRIMSTGESLEIYKEVGLPKNVAARFDISSMSGSHGIGHTRMATESAVTTMGAHPFNTGRDQCLVHNGSLSNHASLRRKLRKAGMHIETENDTEVGAAYISWKMQNGSTLGEALASTIDDLDGFFNFVVGTKDGFGVVRDPIACKPAVMAETDQFVAFASEYRAFVSLPGIDHARVWEPEPATVYFWSHNAAPTATEKAA from the coding sequence ATGTGCGGGATCGTAGGACTTTTTCTCAAGGACAAGTCGCTTGAGCCGAAACTCGGCGACATGCTGACGAACATGCTGATCACCATGACTGACCGAGGCCCCGACAGTGCGGGCATCGCGATTTATGGCACCGAACATCGCGGCAAGGTCAAGCTGACGGTGCAGTCGGACCACCCGGATCGCGACTTTGAAGGTCTTGCAAAAGACATGAAGCAGGCACTGGGCGGCGACGTCACAATGCGCGTCAACGACACGCATGCCGTGATCGAGATCGACGCAGCATGGGCCGCTGCCGGGCGCACCGTTCTGGCCGAAATCCGTCCCGACGTGCGCATCATGAGCACCGGCGAGTCGCTGGAAATCTACAAGGAAGTCGGACTGCCCAAAAACGTCGCGGCACGCTTTGACATTTCGTCCATGTCGGGCAGCCACGGTATTGGCCACACGCGCATGGCGACCGAATCGGCTGTGACCACGATGGGCGCGCACCCGTTCAACACCGGCCGCGACCAGTGCCTGGTTCACAACGGCTCGCTCAGCAACCATGCCAGCCTGCGCCGCAAGCTGCGCAAAGCAGGTATGCACATCGAGACCGAGAACGACACCGAAGTTGGCGCAGCCTACATCTCTTGGAAGATGCAGAACGGCTCCACCTTGGGCGAAGCTCTGGCATCTACCATTGACGACCTTGATGGTTTCTTCAACTTCGTCGTCGGCACCAAAGACGGCTTTGGCGTCGTGCGCGATCCTATCGCGTGCAAGCCTGCGGTCATGGCCGAAACGGATCAGTTCGTCGCGTTCGCCAGCGAATATCGCGCCTTTGTTAGCTTGCCCGGCATCGACCACGCCCGCGTGTGGGAACCCGAGCCTGCAACCGTCTATTTCTGGAGCCACAACGCTGCTCCGACCGCTACTGAGAAGGCCGCATAA
- a CDS encoding APC family permease, whose product MTTTNSGGGGSLQRTIGWKDAFWMASGVPALVLFSIGGIAATIGNPSWIIWILSVTFGFFQAFVYAEIAGLFPNKSGGASIYGAAAWVRYSKIIAPLSVWCNWLAWTPVLAIGGGLAAGYVLTSFFGAESAINSWEITLLNLDFLNAGLTLRINAVSIVGSAILLCVFIAQHKGISAAAKLQTIIGLAVLIPLLIVGIVPLLTGDVLSENLLPLVPLAYDDAGNVVEGTWNIEGTTLFLGGLFIAAWSAYAFETAICYTSEFRDPQRDTVRAIIAAGVVCVVVYTLVPLSFQGVLGVEGMLEPGIVDGSAVAGAMAGMVGGGSIIAKIMVVMLFLALVLAIMTSMAGSSRTLYQGSVDGWLPKYLSRTNEHGAPVSGMWTDLGFNLILLMMSDYLFVLAVSNCCYLVFNFLNLHSGWLHRIDNAGANRPWKAPNILLWIGGGLSFVNAMLLGAGANVWGEGTLRSAIIAIALILPVFWYRHYVTDKGQFPAKMLDDLSVGGNTDLSVRKAGMLPYITLAAGVIVVIISNQVFHL is encoded by the coding sequence ATGACAACAACGAATAGTGGCGGCGGAGGCAGCCTACAAAGGACGATCGGCTGGAAAGACGCCTTTTGGATGGCGTCCGGAGTTCCGGCTTTGGTCCTTTTCTCGATCGGCGGAATCGCCGCGACGATCGGCAATCCGTCATGGATCATCTGGATCCTGTCGGTGACGTTCGGCTTCTTTCAGGCCTTCGTCTACGCCGAGATCGCGGGCCTCTTTCCCAACAAATCCGGCGGCGCGTCGATTTATGGCGCGGCCGCGTGGGTGCGCTATTCCAAGATCATCGCGCCTCTATCTGTCTGGTGTAACTGGCTGGCGTGGACGCCCGTTCTGGCCATCGGCGGCGGTTTGGCCGCCGGGTATGTGCTGACTTCGTTCTTTGGCGCCGAATCGGCGATCAACAGCTGGGAGATCACGCTACTGAACCTCGATTTCCTGAATGCGGGCCTGACGCTGCGCATTAACGCGGTGTCCATCGTCGGCTCTGCCATCCTGCTCTGCGTGTTCATCGCGCAGCACAAGGGCATATCGGCTGCCGCGAAATTGCAGACGATCATCGGCCTTGCCGTGCTGATCCCGCTGCTGATCGTGGGCATCGTGCCGCTGCTGACCGGCGATGTGCTGTCGGAAAACTTGCTGCCGCTGGTGCCGCTAGCCTACGACGATGCGGGTAACGTGGTCGAAGGAACGTGGAACATCGAGGGCACTACGCTGTTCCTCGGCGGTCTGTTCATCGCCGCGTGGTCTGCCTACGCGTTCGAAACGGCGATCTGCTACACGTCCGAGTTCCGTGATCCGCAGCGTGACACTGTGCGCGCCATCATCGCCGCCGGCGTTGTCTGCGTTGTGGTCTATACGCTGGTTCCCCTCAGCTTTCAGGGTGTTCTGGGCGTCGAAGGCATGCTGGAGCCGGGCATCGTCGACGGTTCTGCCGTCGCGGGTGCAATGGCTGGTATGGTCGGGGGCGGCTCAATCATCGCCAAGATCATGGTCGTGATGCTGTTCCTCGCACTGGTGCTGGCGATCATGACCTCGATGGCGGGCTCTTCGCGCACGCTTTATCAGGGTTCGGTCGATGGCTGGCTGCCCAAGTACCTGTCGCGCACGAATGAGCATGGCGCGCCGGTCTCGGGCATGTGGACGGATCTGGGCTTTAACCTGATCCTGCTGATGATGTCGGACTACCTCTTTGTTCTGGCCGTATCGAACTGCTGCTATCTGGTGTTCAACTTCCTCAACCTGCACTCGGGCTGGCTGCACCGGATCGACAATGCCGGTGCGAATCGCCCGTGGAAGGCACCCAACATCCTGCTGTGGATCGGTGGCGGCCTCTCGTTCGTGAACGCCATGCTTCTGGGCGCTGGCGCGAATGTCTGGGGTGAAGGCACGCTGCGCTCGGCGATCATCGCCATCGCGCTGATCCTGCCGGTTTTCTGGTATCGCCACTACGTCACCGACAAAGGTCAATTCCCGGCCAAGATGCTGGACGACCTGTCCGTCGGCGGCAATACCGACCTGTCGGTGCGCAAGGCGGGCATGTTGCCCTATATCACGCTGGCTGCAGGCGTGATCGTGGTTATCATCTCGAATCAGGTGTTCCACCTCTGA
- a CDS encoding aminomethyltransferase family protein: MAIIWRHSALAPRHAEIGAELEDWNGMGTAWFYDHTEERANADYETVRTKAGLMDVSGLKKVHLTGPDAAHVIDRTTTRNVEKLMPGRAVYAAMLNDAGMFIDDCVIYRLSVNSWMVVHGTGAGMELMTSVAAGKHVAITTDDDLHDISLQGPVAVDFLADHIPGIRDLAYFGILQTKLFGCPVMISRTGYTGERGYEIFCQKKHVVQLWDQILKDGEGMGIRPVQFSTLDRLRTESYLLFFPGDNSETYPHENGDPAGDTLWELGLEFVVSPGKTGFIGAENHYALEGRERFKIYGVKLEGDTPADEGAELLQDGKKVGNVTFGMVSKVNNHNVGIARMPVKAAKPGTKLTVRNEDGTEIAAVAAEMPFYDKDKKIRTAKG; this comes from the coding sequence ATGGCAATTATCTGGAGACATTCCGCGCTGGCACCACGCCACGCCGAAATCGGCGCCGAGCTGGAGGATTGGAATGGGATGGGGACCGCCTGGTTCTATGACCATACCGAAGAGCGCGCGAACGCCGACTACGAGACGGTTCGCACCAAGGCGGGCCTGATGGATGTATCGGGCCTGAAGAAGGTCCACCTGACCGGCCCCGATGCGGCACATGTCATCGACCGCACCACCACCCGCAACGTCGAAAAGCTGATGCCGGGCCGCGCGGTCTATGCCGCGATGCTGAACGACGCGGGCATGTTCATCGACGATTGCGTGATCTACCGCCTTTCGGTCAACTCGTGGATGGTCGTCCACGGCACGGGCGCGGGCATGGAATTGATGACATCTGTGGCGGCTGGCAAACACGTGGCCATCACCACTGACGACGACCTGCACGACATCTCGCTGCAAGGCCCCGTCGCGGTCGATTTTCTGGCCGATCATATCCCCGGCATTCGGGACCTCGCCTATTTCGGCATCCTTCAGACCAAGCTGTTTGGCTGCCCGGTTATGATCTCGCGCACCGGCTATACCGGCGAGCGCGGCTATGAAATCTTCTGCCAGAAGAAGCATGTCGTGCAGCTGTGGGATCAGATCCTAAAGGATGGCGAGGGCATGGGCATTCGTCCCGTGCAGTTCAGCACGCTGGACCGCCTGCGCACCGAATCCTACCTGCTGTTCTTTCCGGGCGACAACTCGGAAACCTATCCGCACGAGAACGGCGATCCGGCGGGTGACACCCTGTGGGAACTGGGCCTCGAATTTGTCGTCTCGCCGGGCAAGACCGGCTTTATCGGCGCGGAAAACCATTATGCGCTGGAGGGCCGCGAGCGGTTCAAGATCTACGGCGTCAAGCTGGAGGGTGATACCCCTGCCGACGAGGGCGCTGAGTTGCTTCAGGATGGTAAGAAGGTCGGCAACGTCACGTTCGGCATGGTCTCTAAGGTCAATAACCACAACGTCGGCATCGCCCGTATGCCTGTCAAGGCAGCCAAGCCCGGCACCAAGCTGACCGTGCGCAACGAAGACGGCACCGAGATCGCAGCCGTCGCTGCGGAAATGCCGTTTTACGACAAAGACAAGAAGATCCGCACCGCCAAAGGCTGA
- a CDS encoding dimethylamine monooxygenase subunit DmmA family protein, whose translation MSKFEFPPSITSRPVWGSLEARAGKHHLMIADAEGAEAILDIATPELMASSHVIYIPKGTDFADKLRDLKPAQFYEGPSYSASLPRIRRVLEGAHMGLQVYLAGTESLMGQAMQEAVLAGIPHTGIQTEHRGSTARRMQCVHCKGITEDVEVDPFVCSHCGLNLFVRDHYSRRHAAYQGVCVDAEDPGNVPEQKGIYE comes from the coding sequence ATGTCGAAGTTTGAATTCCCTCCCTCGATCACGAGCCGCCCGGTATGGGGCAGCCTCGAGGCACGCGCGGGCAAACATCACCTGATGATCGCCGATGCCGAAGGCGCGGAGGCGATCCTGGACATCGCAACGCCCGAACTGATGGCCAGTAGCCACGTTATTTACATTCCCAAGGGCACCGATTTCGCCGACAAGCTGCGCGATCTCAAGCCTGCACAATTTTACGAGGGGCCCAGCTATTCGGCATCGCTTCCGCGTATTCGCCGCGTGCTGGAAGGCGCCCATATGGGCCTGCAAGTCTACCTCGCCGGCACCGAGAGCCTGATGGGGCAGGCCATGCAAGAGGCCGTTCTGGCTGGCATTCCGCACACGGGCATCCAGACCGAGCATCGCGGTTCCACCGCACGGCGGATGCAATGCGTGCATTGCAAGGGGATCACTGAGGATGTCGAGGTCGATCCGTTCGTCTGCTCGCATTGCGGTTTGAACCTGTTTGTGCGCGATCACTATTCGCGGCGCCACGCCGCCTATCAGGGCGTTTGTGTCGATGCCGAGGATCCGGGCAACGTGCCCGAGCAAAAGGGGATTTACGAATGA
- a CDS encoding PDR/VanB family oxidoreductase — MSGATKITVRVTDIVPLNDLVTRFKFEPVDGNLLPTFSGGAHTVVEMKDGERTRLNPYSLMSDPADRDAYTISVRRDDEGRGGSLFMHKNVKIGDEMVISNPVNLFSLDLRAKKHLLIAGGIGITPFMAQIKQLDRTHGNWELHYAARSEDMASYARELTSEHPNDVHVYYDVNDDAIDLERLLDGQPLGTHIYICGPKGMINWVRETAKELGWPREAVHFEEFLAPKPGKPFEVKLAVSNKVIEVGEHESLLEAIERAGVDAPYLCRGGACGQCETDVLECDGKILHRDHWLEPDEHASGEKIMPCVSRFEGKTLVLDR, encoded by the coding sequence ATGAGCGGAGCCACCAAGATCACCGTGCGCGTCACCGACATCGTCCCGCTGAACGATCTGGTTACGCGGTTCAAATTCGAGCCGGTCGACGGCAACCTGCTGCCCACGTTTTCGGGCGGTGCGCATACTGTCGTCGAGATGAAGGATGGCGAACGCACCCGCCTCAACCCCTATTCGCTGATGTCCGACCCGGCCGACCGCGACGCCTATACCATTTCGGTGCGCCGCGACGACGAAGGGCGAGGCGGTTCGCTGTTTATGCACAAGAATGTCAAGATCGGCGACGAGATGGTCATCTCGAACCCCGTCAACCTCTTTAGCCTCGATCTGCGGGCGAAAAAGCACCTGTTGATCGCCGGCGGCATCGGTATCACGCCGTTCATGGCCCAGATCAAGCAGTTGGACCGCACGCATGGCAATTGGGAGCTGCATTATGCCGCCCGCAGCGAGGATATGGCCAGCTACGCGCGCGAACTCACGTCCGAGCATCCCAACGACGTGCATGTCTATTACGACGTCAACGATGATGCGATCGACCTTGAGCGTCTGCTGGACGGTCAGCCGCTAGGCACGCATATCTATATCTGCGGCCCCAAGGGCATGATCAACTGGGTGCGTGAAACCGCCAAGGAATTGGGCTGGCCGCGAGAGGCCGTGCATTTTGAGGAATTCCTCGCACCGAAACCCGGCAAGCCGTTTGAGGTCAAGCTGGCCGTATCGAACAAGGTCATCGAAGTAGGCGAACACGAAAGCCTGCTGGAAGCGATCGAGCGGGCAGGGGTCGACGCGCCGTATCTCTGCCGCGGCGGTGCCTGCGGCCAATGCGAGACGGACGTGCTGGAATGCGACGGCAAGATCCTGCATCGCGACCACTGGCTGGAGCCGGACGAGCACGCCTCGGGCGAAAAGATCATGCCCTGCGTCAGCCGTTTTGAAGGCAAGACGCTGGTTCTGGACCGCTAG